In the Afipia sp. GAS231 genome, CACGCGCGCGCATGATAACGAGCAGCAGCAGGCCGGCAATCGCGGTGCGCCCTGCAATCAGGGTAATCGGCGGGATGGTGGCGACCCCGATCCGGATGAAGGTATAGGACGCGCCCCATAGCGTCGCGAGTGCCACCAGCAGGGTGAGTTCTGTCGCGAGGTTGGGAGTTTGTGGCTTGGTCTCTGTCATGCCTTGGAATTTACACGACGAGAGTACCAAAATACTTCGCCGCGTGTCGAAGTGTATTCGTCATGGCCGGGCTTGTCCCGGCCATCCACGTCTTTCTTCTTCACCGCCGCTAAGACGTGGATGCCCGGGTCAAGCCCGGGCATGACGGTGGATAGACTGCGAGCGCCTACCCCTGCGCGCCGACCTCGAACACGTCGCCGTCGTAGCCGGCCTCGAGCGGAATCCGAAGCTGGCGGCCGCCGTCGTTCCTGGTCATGACCGGCATCACGGTGACCACCGATTTGCCCCTGGAATCATCCAGCGCGGCCTTCACGTTTCCCTGCTTGCCGAGCTTGATCAGGTTGCGCGTGGTCGGGAACGGCAGCTTGAAGCGGCCGCTCTCGCCGCCTTCCAGCGCCTCGCGCGGCGAGACCCAGATCGAGTCGGTGGATTCCTTGCCGTCATGGGCGCCGACCTGTTCGGGCGGTGCGGCGGCGAGGAAGAACCAGGTGTCGAAACGCTTCGGCATGCCTTCCGGCGTGATCCAGTGCGCATAGGGCACGAGTTCGTCGAGCGCCAGCACCATGCCGTTATCATCAAGCACTTTCAGGAAGGTGATCTTGCCGTCGCACAAATCAGCCCGGTGCGCGGCTTCGATC is a window encoding:
- a CDS encoding NUDIX hydrolase, which translates into the protein MAEIVPPRPASTILLLRDAAAKKEVEVFMMVRHYEIDFNSGALVFPGGSVDKGDKEIIANPQLYSGGEGLDEASLSFRIAAIRETFEESGILLARPKGSKALVDAKTASAIEAAHRADLCDGKITFLKVLDDNGMVLALDELVPYAHWITPEGMPKRFDTWFFLAAAPPEQVGAHDGKESTDSIWVSPREALEGGESGRFKLPFPTTRNLIKLGKQGNVKAALDDSRGKSVVTVMPVMTRNDGGRQLRIPLEAGYDGDVFEVGAQG